The segment TCGCGCTCGATGATCTGCCGGCACTTTACGACCGGCTGAAGGAAGCCGGTCTCGCCACGGCCAATATCGGCCTCGTGACCGATATCATCTCGTGCCCCGGCCTTGATTATTGTGCGCTGGCGACGGCGCGCTCGATCCCGATCGCGCAGCGTATCTCCGAGCGCTTTGGCCACAATGGCCGCGCCGCCGAGATCGGCACGCTGAATATCAACATTTCCGGCTGCATCAATGCCTGCGGCCACCATCACGTCGGTCACATCGGCATTCTCGGGCTCGAAAAAAAGGGCGTCGAATCCTACCAGATCACGCTCGGCGGCGCGGCGGACGAAAATTGCACCATCGGCGAGGTTCTCGGCCCCGGCTTTTCGAGCGAAACCGTCGTCGATGCGATCGAAGCCATCGTCGAGACTTATCTCCGGATCCGCGAAAACCGCGACGAGGACTTTCTGAGCGCCTATCGGCGCGTCGGCGCCACCCCATTCAAGGAAGCTCTCTATGAGCGTGCTTGAAGCGCCCCTCTTCGGTGACCAGATCGCGGCCTCGCGCCTGTCGGACAGGTTCTACGCGCTTGGCGCCGAAAAGCTACTTCGCCTCGCTATCCAAGATCTGTTCACTGGGCGGATCGCGCTTGTCTCGAGCTTCGGCGCCGATTCCGCCGTCCTCCTGCATATGGTCGCGCAGATCGACAAAGCGACGCCGGTTCTCTTTCTCGACACGCTGCATCTTTTTCCCGAGACTCTGGCGTATCGCGACGCCCTCGTTGACCGGCTCGGCCTGACGCGGCTCATCACTTTGAAGCCGGACCTTGAGGAACTCTCCAGGGAAGACCCGGAGAATTTCCAGTGGTCGAGCGACCCCGATCGCTGCTGCGCGCTGCGCAAGGTCGTGCCGCTCGCCAAGGCGCTGGCGAATTACGATGCCTGGATCACCGGCCGCAAGCGCTTCCAGGCTGCGACCCGCGCGGCGCTGCCTTTGTTCGAGAGCGATGGCCCGCGCATCAAGCTCAATCCGCTCGCCACCTGGACGCAGGCCGACATCAAGGCCTATTTCGAAAAGTACGATTTGCCGGAGCATCCGCTGGTGGCCAAGAACTTCCTTTCGATCGGCTGCCTTCCCTGCACCTCGCCGGTGCGGCCGGGCGAGGACGCGCGCTCCGGACGCTGGCGCGGCCGCGGCAAGACCGAATGCGGCGTCCACATTCCCTCAGTGCTCGAAGCCGGCGCGGATATCTAAATCATGGCGCTTTATCGCAACGGAACCTTCGTCACCGATTCCTGGCGCCGCCTCGACGCGAGCGACGAGCTTCCGGCCGAAGGCCATGTGCTGCTGAGCCTCGCCGAATGGCAAAAGCTGGCCCCGGCGAAACGGGAGAGCAATGTCGCTTTCGGCGTCCTGCTGGAGCCGGGCGAGACAGCCGAGGCGATTGCTGCCGACCTGCCGCGGCTGGCGTTGGTCGCCGTCAACTTTCCGAAATACACCGACGGCCGGGGCTATTCGACAGCGCGGATTTTGCGCGATCGCTACAAATTCGCCGGCGAGCTTCGCGCCGTCGGCGATATTCTCTTCGATCAGCTACAGCTTTACGAACGCTGCGGCTTCGACGCGCTCGAAGTCACCGATCCGGTAACGCTCGGATTGCTTGAGGCCGGTCGCAAGCCGGTCATGACGCATTTCTACCAGCCCGGCGAAGGCGCCGAAGTCAGGGATAACAGCAATCCCTGGCGACGCCGGTCTGCGACGGCCTGACAGGGCGCCATTCGCGCCGGTCAAGCAAACTCGAATCTTCAAGCTTGCGCTCCAGGATCGCCTCGAGCCCGCGCAGGATCGGCTGATCGCTGCGAATCATGGCGCGCATCACCTCGCGCCGCGCGTCGGCGCTGGCTTCTTTGCCGAAGGCACGCACGGTCTTCGCCGTAAAGGCACCGACGCTGACGCCGAGTAGATCAGCCACGAACTTGACGCGTGAAGCAAAGGAAACACCGATGGAAGCCACCGCCGCTCGCGCAATATGCTCGTTCGAACATGTGTGAACGATCTCGTCGATCGACATCGAAGCCTCCTTTCCCTTATCAACACCAAACTCGATCACGCTAGCCTCGCGCTTGCAGCCGTTAGACCCGTTCAAAATTAGAAAGCGTCTCGATTCTCGTTGCCGCCTGAGTTCGAATCTTCGTCGTCGGCGACGCAAAGACCAATGACGTTCGAACTCGGCAAACTCGTGACAGCAACGCGATTCTTTCGTGTTGCGACTCACGCTGTTGTCATCAGATTGCAATATTAAATTTCGGCAATGCGCGCGCTGCAGCAACCAAAGCGCAATGTGCTCGCAGCACTATGCATCAGCCCCGAGCCGCAGCATGCGCCGAAGTTGGAATTTGTCGAGTCAATCTTTGATTCGTGCGAGGTGAATCTTATGCCCAGCTTTGTGTGCAGCGCGATGAGCGTTAATATTCGCCTCGATGCGCGAGCGGAAAATCGCGCTAAATTATACCGCTTCCAACAAACGTACCGCAGCGCATCGATTTCGGTATATTGCGCGGCGAGATCGGCTGAGCGGCTGGTGCAGAGCAATTGCAACTGGTGAAATGAATGACCTCTTTCAAGGTTTCGCATCGCGCAAAAATTCTTGAACTCGTGGCCGAGGCGGAAGCTTTTCATGTCTGAGTCCAAGCTCCGTCAAGCTTTGGCTGACACGTGCCGCGAACTGGAGCGGCTCAATCTCAATCAGGGCACCGCCGGCAATCTCTCAGTCCGCGTCAACGATGCCGTGCTGATCACACCGAGCGGCATTCCCTACGATCGTCTGAAACCCGAAATGATCGCCCGCATGCCGCTCGGACAGAATGACGGGGCCTGGACGGGGCCGCACAAGCCGTCGAGCGAATGGCGGATGCATCTCGACATTCTTCGCGCCCGGCCTCAGGACGGCGCCGTCATCCATACCCATTCGGTCTACGCGACAGCGCTCTCGATGCTGCGCGAGGAAATCCCGGCCGCGCATTACATGATCGCCGCCTTCGGCGGCTCGAACGTGCGCTGCACGGCCTATGCGCCCTATGGCACGCAGGAGCTTTCGGATCTCGCGGTCGAGGGGCTGCACGAACGTCACGGCGTCCTGCTTGGCCAGCACGGCATGATCGTCACCGGTCGCGACCTCGGCCAGGCCATGTGGCGGGCGGTCGAACTCGAAACGCTGGCGAAGATGTATGTCATCGCCCGCGCCATCGGCCGGCCGCATATCCTGCCGGATGAAGAGATCGCCATCACGGTCGAGCGCTTCAAATCCTATGGCTATCAGTCGGACACGGTCGCGACGCTTGGCCCCGCATCGCCCGCGAAGCGGCCAAGGAAAGCGGCCGCCGCGAGGCCAAAGAAAGCCTGAACCGGATTACCACACGCCCGTGTTGGGCAGGGATTTCCACGGCTCCGCAGGCGCCTTGGCCTCGCCCTTTTGCAAAAGCTCGATGGAAATATTGTCCGGCGAGCGGATGAAGGCCATGTA is part of the Methylovirgula ligni genome and harbors:
- a CDS encoding phosphoadenylyl-sulfate reductase; translation: MSVLEAPLFGDQIAASRLSDRFYALGAEKLLRLAIQDLFTGRIALVSSFGADSAVLLHMVAQIDKATPVLFLDTLHLFPETLAYRDALVDRLGLTRLITLKPDLEELSREDPENFQWSSDPDRCCALRKVVPLAKALANYDAWITGRKRFQAATRAALPLFESDGPRIKLNPLATWTQADIKAYFEKYDLPEHPLVAKNFLSIGCLPCTSPVRPGEDARSGRWRGRGKTECGVHIPSVLEAGADI
- a CDS encoding DUF934 domain-containing protein; amino-acid sequence: MALYRNGTFVTDSWRRLDASDELPAEGHVLLSLAEWQKLAPAKRESNVAFGVLLEPGETAEAIAADLPRLALVAVNFPKYTDGRGYSTARILRDRYKFAGELRAVGDILFDQLQLYERCGFDALEVTDPVTLGLLEAGRKPVMTHFYQPGEGAEVRDNSNPWRRRSATA
- a CDS encoding class II aldolase/adducin family protein; translated protein: MSESKLRQALADTCRELERLNLNQGTAGNLSVRVNDAVLITPSGIPYDRLKPEMIARMPLGQNDGAWTGPHKPSSEWRMHLDILRARPQDGAVIHTHSVYATALSMLREEIPAAHYMIAAFGGSNVRCTAYAPYGTQELSDLAVEGLHERHGVLLGQHGMIVTGRDLGQAMWRAVELETLAKMYVIARAIGRPHILPDEEIAITVERFKSYGYQSDTVATLGPASPAKRPRKAAAARPKKA